In Bacillota bacterium, one DNA window encodes the following:
- a CDS encoding aminotransferase class V-fold PLP-dependent enzyme: MIYLDNAATTFPKPISVANTVYDTILNIGANAGRGGYNLSLRAAEEIYKTRERTTSFLNVDGAEKCVFVLNATAALNIAIKGIMCDGGHCIVSSLEHNAVMRPLESMKNKGVSYDVFKVDLNNDIETINNLRKLIKRETKCIIFTYASNVCGFILPVREIVKEAKLHNIYTVCDGSQAAGLTDIDIKFLGVDIFISAGHKSLYGPHGTGFMIFNNEKLIDIPVLIEGGTGTNSSEFKQPSILPERFESGTLNLPGIAGLGAGIEFVTKNKNELWTTERSLIDYLESGLLNINGVAVRGKNNRHVPLLSFTIAGKTSSSIEESLNKENICVRSGLHCAPLAHKSLGTEKGGTVRISVGAFNNFKQANIFLKNINAITKDKNLFY; this comes from the coding sequence GTGATTTACCTTGATAACGCGGCTACAACATTCCCAAAACCCATTTCTGTTGCCAACACTGTTTACGACACAATTTTAAACATTGGCGCAAACGCAGGAAGAGGCGGCTATAATTTATCACTCAGAGCTGCTGAGGAAATTTATAAAACGCGTGAAAGGACAACATCGTTCTTAAATGTAGACGGAGCGGAAAAATGCGTTTTTGTCCTCAATGCTACCGCCGCTTTAAATATTGCGATTAAAGGGATTATGTGCGATGGGGGACACTGCATTGTGTCCTCTCTCGAGCACAATGCGGTTATGCGGCCGCTCGAGAGTATGAAGAATAAGGGCGTTTCATACGACGTCTTTAAAGTCGATCTCAACAATGATATTGAAACAATTAACAATCTAAGGAAACTGATAAAAAGAGAAACTAAGTGTATTATTTTCACATACGCATCAAATGTATGCGGTTTTATTCTTCCGGTTAGAGAAATTGTTAAAGAAGCCAAACTGCACAACATTTATACAGTTTGCGATGGCTCGCAGGCTGCCGGACTAACTGATATTGATATAAAATTTTTAGGTGTAGATATCTTTATATCTGCCGGCCATAAAAGCCTTTACGGGCCGCATGGAACTGGTTTCATGATTTTTAATAATGAGAAACTCATAGATATACCTGTGCTTATTGAAGGAGGCACAGGAACTAATTCTTCCGAGTTTAAACAGCCGTCTATTCTGCCTGAAAGATTCGAAAGCGGAACGCTGAACTTACCCGGAATTGCCGGCCTTGGAGCAGGAATTGAATTTGTCACGAAGAATAAGAATGAATTATGGACTACAGAGCGCTCGCTGATCGACTATTTAGAATCTGGCCTATTGAATATAAACGGTGTCGCGGTTAGAGGCAAAAATAACAGGCATGTTCCTCTGCTGTCATTTACAATTGCCGGAAAAACATCATCATCAATCGAAGAATCCCTTAACAAGGAAAATATATGCGTCAGAAGCGGATTGCACTGCGCCCCGCTTGCACATAAAAGTCTGGGCACTGAAAAGGGTGGCACGGTCAGGATAAGCGTCGGGGCTTTTAATAATTT
- a CDS encoding DUF3343 domain-containing protein codes for MKCYVLCSSVTYAVKGRNLLMSRGITASLLRPPIEISSCGCGYVIGVDKSVLGTAIKILRENLVKINSIYCLGDDGKYKEVFPRDLP; via the coding sequence ATGAAATGCTATGTATTATGCAGTTCTGTTACCTATGCTGTAAAAGGAAGAAATTTATTGATGTCTCGCGGAATTACTGCATCGCTGCTTCGACCTCCAATAGAAATATCCTCTTGCGGCTGCGGGTATGTTATTGGGGTTGACAAAAGCGTGCTCGGAACTGCAATTAAAATATTGCGTGAAAATTTAGTAAAAATCAATAGTATATATTGCTTGGGTGACGACGGGAAATACAAGGAGGTGTTTCCGCGTGATTTACCTTGA